One Clostridium novyi NT genomic window carries:
- a CDS encoding DEAD/DEAH box helicase yields MNFSDFKLSSEILKTIKMLGYKNPTEVQEKTIPLVLQGKDIIVKSQTGSGKTASFGIPLCEKVKLENKKPQALILTPTRELAVQIKEDISNIGRFKKVKCTAVYGKEPISIQKNQLKQRVHIVVGTPGRTFDHIQKGNLDLSDIKYLIIDEADKMLNMGFINQVEDIIKEITNDRITMLFSATLEERIEKLCKRYMNHPEKIEISKKNVTTDIIEQEYYKVNHSKRFNTLTKVIYAEVPDSAIIFCNTKVEVGNVANKMKNQGFNAKALHGGMDQKDRLYTINDFKRGKFQFLVATDVAARGIDVEEITHVINYEVPVEKESYVHRIGRTGRAGHKGKSITFVSDYEKRMFNEIEEYIGYSVPEKEMPQEEEIEKGKKLFEEKARQRPKFKKVKGHEIDKKITKIHINAGKKKKVRAGDIVGAINNIPGITSEDIGIIDVQDAFSYVDILGNKGNIVLKNLDTIKGKKVRVQRAKN; encoded by the coding sequence ATGAATTTTAGTGATTTTAAATTAAGTAGTGAAATATTAAAGACAATAAAAATGCTTGGATATAAAAATCCAACTGAAGTACAAGAAAAAACAATTCCTCTAGTGCTTCAGGGAAAAGATATAATTGTAAAGTCTCAAACAGGAAGTGGAAAAACAGCTTCTTTTGGTATTCCACTTTGTGAAAAAGTAAAATTAGAGAATAAAAAACCACAAGCTTTAATTTTAACTCCAACAAGAGAACTGGCAGTTCAAATAAAAGAAGATATATCAAATATAGGAAGATTTAAAAAGGTTAAATGTACTGCTGTATATGGAAAAGAACCTATAAGTATTCAAAAGAATCAATTAAAACAAAGGGTTCATATAGTAGTTGGTACACCAGGTAGAACCTTTGATCATATTCAAAAGGGTAATTTGGATTTAAGTGACATAAAGTATTTAATTATTGATGAAGCTGATAAAATGCTTAATATGGGGTTTATAAATCAAGTAGAGGATATTATAAAAGAAATAACTAATGATAGAATAACCATGCTTTTTTCAGCAACTTTAGAAGAAAGAATAGAAAAACTATGCAAAAGATACATGAATCATCCTGAAAAGATAGAAATAAGCAAAAAAAATGTTACCACAGATATAATAGAGCAAGAATACTATAAAGTTAACCATAGTAAAAGATTTAATACATTAACTAAGGTAATATATGCTGAAGTTCCTGATAGTGCAATTATATTCTGCAATACAAAAGTTGAAGTGGGAAATGTAGCAAATAAAATGAAAAACCAAGGGTTTAATGCTAAAGCACTTCATGGCGGAATGGATCAAAAGGATAGATTGTACACTATAAATGACTTTAAAAGAGGAAAATTTCAATTTTTAGTAGCAACAGATGTGGCAGCTAGAGGGATTGATGTAGAGGAAATAACTCATGTTATAAACTACGAAGTTCCAGTAGAAAAGGAAAGTTATGTTCATAGAATAGGAAGAACAGGGAGAGCAGGACATAAAGGAAAATCTATAACATTTGTATCAGATTATGAAAAAAGAATGTTTAATGAAATAGAAGAGTATATAGGATACTCTGTTCCAGAAAAAGAAATGCCACAAGAGGAAGAAATAGAAAAGGGCAAAAAATTATTTGAAGAAAAAGCTAGACAACGACCTAAATTTAAAAAAGTAAAAGGTCATGAAATAGATAAGAAGATAACAAAGATACACATAAATGCAGGAAAGAAAAAGAAAGTTCGTGCAGGAGACATAGTAGGTGCTATTAACAATATACCTGGAATAACATCAGAGGACATAGGTATAATTGATGTACAAGATGCATTTAGTTATGTCGATATCCTAGGAAATAAGGGAAATATAGTTCTTAAAAATTTAGACACTATAAAAGGTAAAAAAGTTAGGGTGCAAAGAGCTAAAAATTAA
- the bioB gene encoding biotin synthase BioB, producing MVNRLLDKIINEGYDISYDEAVRLIDEDIDKVLQGAKKLRKVFCGKHVDLCSIINAKCGKCSEDCKFCAQSIFYNTNIKTHPLCSYDEILKLAKENELEGVHRYSLVTSGRGISGKEFEDILNIYKKLKEDTKIKLCASLGIISKYQLKKLKEAGVSRYHHNLETSREFYSKICTTHSYDERIQTIKNAKGVGLDVCSGGIIGLGESFIDRINLAFELKNLKIRSIPINILMPIGGTPLENQRKLNNEEILKTIAIFKFINPKADIRLAGGRGSLENYGEEAFLSGVSATITGNYLTTQGNGIKNDIKLLNKLGLTV from the coding sequence ATGGTAAATAGATTATTAGATAAAATAATAAATGAGGGTTATGATATTTCCTATGATGAAGCAGTAAGACTTATTGATGAGGATATAGATAAAGTTCTACAAGGAGCCAAAAAGCTGAGAAAGGTATTTTGTGGAAAACATGTGGATTTGTGTTCAATTATAAATGCAAAGTGTGGAAAATGTTCTGAAGACTGTAAATTCTGTGCACAATCAATATTTTATAATACAAATATAAAGACTCATCCATTGTGCAGTTATGATGAAATTTTAAAATTAGCTAAGGAAAATGAATTAGAAGGGGTTCATAGATATTCATTAGTTACATCTGGTAGGGGAATTTCAGGAAAAGAATTTGAAGATATATTAAATATATACAAAAAACTAAAAGAAGATACTAAAATTAAATTGTGTGCATCTCTTGGGATAATATCTAAATATCAATTAAAAAAATTAAAAGAAGCTGGAGTTAGTAGATATCATCATAATCTTGAAACAAGCAGAGAATTTTACTCAAAAATTTGTACAACACACTCATATGATGAAAGAATACAAACAATAAAAAATGCAAAAGGGGTAGGGCTTGATGTATGTTCAGGTGGAATTATAGGGCTTGGAGAAAGCTTTATAGATAGAATAAATTTAGCCTTTGAACTTAAAAATCTTAAAATTAGGTCAATCCCAATAAATATTCTTATGCCAATAGGAGGCACACCTCTTGAAAACCAAAGAAAATTAAATAATGAAGAAATACTTAAAACTATTGCCATTTTTAAATTCATAAATCCTAAAGCAGATATAAGACTTGCTGGAGGGAGAGGAAGTCTTGAAAATTATGGTGAAGAGGCATTTCTATCAGGTGTATCAGCTACTATAACAGGAAACTATCTCACAACACAAGGAAATGGAATAAAAAATGATATAAAACTTTTAAATAAATTAGGGTTAACAGTATAG
- the bioA gene encoding adenosylmethionine--8-amino-7-oxononanoate transaminase — protein sequence MNDYQVRDLKHIWHPCSQMKDYEKLPPIVIEKGKGAYLYDIDGNKYLDCISSWWCNSLGHANKRINNAIKKQIDKIEHVIFANFTNIPAIELSEELVKIAPKGLEKIFFNDNGSSSVEAALKMSFHYHQQIGNTKKTKFVAIKDAYHGETLGALSVGDLDLYSKIYKPLLLDTFRIEGPDCYRCKYNKCRENCYAECFEKMESFLESHHEEICAVIIEPMIQGAAGMKIYSPWYLKKLRKICDKYDIHLIADEIAVGFGRTGKMFACDNAGITPDMMCLSKALTAGYMPMSVVMITNKIYNAFYDDYNKMKAFMHSHTYAGNAMACAVALESLKILKEDNILEKNKEKAKYLKDELYRKFYVHKNVGEIRQLSLIAAIELVQDKETKEGFPWQERVGYEIYKLALKKGLLLRPLGNVIYFNFPYVVEKEDLKFAVETAKECMEEFLVLREKKVYGK from the coding sequence ATGAATGATTATCAAGTTCGTGATTTAAAACATATTTGGCATCCATGTTCTCAGATGAAAGACTATGAAAAGTTACCACCAATAGTAATTGAAAAGGGAAAAGGGGCTTATCTTTACGATATAGATGGAAATAAATATTTAGATTGTATTTCTTCCTGGTGGTGTAATTCACTTGGACATGCCAACAAAAGAATAAATAATGCAATAAAGAAACAAATAGATAAAATAGAGCATGTTATATTTGCAAATTTTACAAATATACCAGCAATTGAACTTTCTGAAGAATTAGTTAAAATTGCACCAAAAGGACTTGAAAAGATATTTTTTAATGATAATGGTTCATCTTCAGTAGAAGCTGCATTAAAAATGAGTTTTCATTATCATCAACAAATTGGAAACACTAAAAAAACAAAATTTGTAGCTATAAAGGATGCTTATCATGGAGAAACATTAGGAGCATTATCAGTTGGAGATTTAGACCTATATAGTAAAATATATAAACCACTATTATTAGATACATTTAGAATAGAAGGACCTGATTGTTATAGATGTAAATATAATAAATGTAGAGAAAACTGTTATGCTGAATGTTTTGAAAAAATGGAGAGTTTTTTAGAAAGTCATCATGAAGAAATTTGTGCTGTAATAATTGAGCCAATGATACAAGGGGCAGCTGGTATGAAGATATATTCTCCTTGGTATTTAAAAAAACTTAGGAAAATATGTGATAAATATGATATACATTTAATTGCAGATGAAATTGCAGTGGGTTTTGGAAGGACAGGAAAGATGTTTGCCTGTGATAATGCAGGTATAACGCCAGATATGATGTGTTTGTCTAAAGCACTTACAGCTGGGTATATGCCAATGTCTGTTGTTATGATAACTAATAAAATTTACAATGCTTTTTATGATGATTACAATAAAATGAAGGCGTTTATGCATAGTCATACTTATGCAGGCAATGCAATGGCATGTGCGGTGGCATTAGAGAGTTTAAAGATTTTAAAGGAAGATAATATACTTGAAAAAAATAAAGAGAAAGCAAAATATTTAAAGGATGAATTATATAGGAAGTTTTATGTACACAAAAATGTTGGAGAAATAAGACAGTTAAGTCTCATTGCAGCAATAGAATTAGTACAAGATAAAGAAACTAAAGAAGGTTTTCCATGGCAAGAAAGAGTAGGCTATGAAATATATAAATTAGCACTTAAAAAGGGGTTGCTTTTAAGACCTCTTGGAAATGTAATTTATTTTAACTTTCCATATGTTGTGGAAAAAGAAGATTTAAAATTTGCAGTGGAGACGGCTAAGGAATGTATGGAAGAATTTTTAGTTTTAAGGGAGAAGAAAGTATATGGTAAATAG
- a CDS encoding aminopeptidase P family protein, protein MTIKERVEKLRGLMKQNGIDAYIVPSSDAHQSEYVSEHWKSRRWISGFTGSAGTCVITLDDAGLWTDGRYYIQAAKQLEGSEIQLFKGAEPGVPTYIQWLNSVLDKESVVGFDGNVVSVVAVKYMEKEFKNKSISLKWDKDLIDELWSDRPAIPDGKIFTYDVKYAGKSRTEKLNEVRKHMKEKGANYYLLTSLDDIAWLLNIRGTDVPHNPVIVSNAVISMDKTYLFVHLNKVPEDVKKELEGENVIVKDYSEIEDFLKTLTEKDTVLYDATRTSIYLYNSLDEKVEKIQELNITTDFKGIKNEVEIKNLKNCQVKDGVAMVKFIKWLKESINKGEYVTELSAEEKLENFRKEQDLFVDISFDTIGAYKDHAAMMHYKSTEKTNCQLKSEGMYLVDSGGQYLDGTTDITRTIVLGKLTEEEKKHFTLVLKSNIALNTLKFLHGSTGSNIDIIARRPIWEYGIDYKCGTGHGVGFFLNIHEGPQRFSPVPNTVVLEKGMTITNEPGIYIEGKHGIRTENMMLVVEDEKTEFGQFMKFEHITYCPIDLDGVDKDMLTTEEINWLNGYHKDVYSKLSPYLNEEEKQWLSKETREI, encoded by the coding sequence ATGACAATTAAAGAAAGAGTTGAAAAGTTAAGAGGGCTAATGAAACAAAATGGAATTGATGCTTATATAGTTCCAAGTTCAGATGCTCATCAAAGTGAGTACGTGTCAGAACACTGGAAATCAAGAAGATGGATTTCAGGATTTACAGGTTCAGCAGGAACTTGCGTTATTACTTTAGATGATGCTGGATTATGGACAGATGGAAGATATTATATTCAAGCAGCAAAACAACTTGAAGGTTCAGAAATTCAACTATTTAAGGGGGCAGAACCAGGAGTTCCAACATATATACAGTGGTTAAATTCAGTATTAGATAAAGAAAGTGTAGTTGGATTTGATGGAAATGTAGTTTCAGTAGTTGCTGTAAAATACATGGAAAAAGAATTTAAAAATAAAAGTATATCTTTAAAGTGGGACAAAGATTTAATAGATGAACTTTGGAGTGATAGACCAGCAATTCCTGATGGAAAGATATTTACATACGATGTAAAGTATGCAGGAAAATCAAGAACAGAAAAATTAAATGAAGTAAGAAAACATATGAAAGAAAAAGGTGCAAACTATTATCTTTTAACTTCACTTGATGATATAGCATGGCTTTTAAATATAAGAGGAACAGATGTACCACATAATCCAGTTATAGTATCAAATGCAGTTATATCAATGGATAAAACTTATTTATTTGTACATCTTAACAAGGTTCCAGAGGATGTAAAGAAAGAACTTGAAGGCGAAAACGTAATAGTTAAAGATTATAGTGAAATAGAAGATTTCTTAAAAACTCTTACAGAAAAAGATACTGTTTTATATGATGCCACTAGAACTAGTATATACTTATATAATTCTTTAGATGAAAAAGTAGAAAAGATACAAGAATTAAATATAACAACTGATTTTAAAGGTATTAAAAATGAAGTTGAAATAAAAAATCTAAAAAATTGTCAAGTTAAAGATGGCGTTGCCATGGTTAAGTTTATAAAATGGCTAAAAGAATCTATAAATAAAGGAGAATATGTTACAGAACTTTCTGCAGAAGAAAAACTTGAAAACTTTAGAAAAGAACAAGATTTATTTGTAGATATAAGTTTTGATACTATAGGAGCATATAAAGATCATGCTGCTATGATGCACTATAAATCTACAGAAAAAACAAATTGTCAATTAAAAAGTGAAGGTATGTATTTAGTAGATTCAGGTGGACAATACCTTGATGGAACAACAGACATAACAAGAACTATAGTCCTTGGAAAACTTACAGAAGAAGAGAAGAAACACTTTACTTTAGTTTTAAAATCTAACATAGCATTAAATACACTTAAATTCCTACATGGCTCAACAGGTTCTAATATAGATATAATCGCAAGAAGACCTATTTGGGAATATGGAATTGATTATAAGTGTGGAACAGGACATGGCGTTGGATTCTTCTTAAATATTCACGAAGGACCTCAAAGATTTAGTCCAGTACCAAATACAGTAGTATTAGAAAAAGGAATGACTATAACTAACGAACCAGGAATTTATATAGAAGGAAAACATGGGATTAGAACAGAAAACATGATGCTTGTAGTTGAAGATGAAAAGACAGAATTTGGTCAGTTTATGAAATTCGAACACATTACTTATTGTCCAATTGATCTTGATGGAGTTGATAAAGACATGTTAACAACTGAAGAAATTAATTGGTTAAATGGTTACCATAAAGATGTATATAGTAAACTTTCACCATATCTAAATGAAGAAGAAAAACAATGGTTATCAAAAGAAACTAGAGAAATATAA
- the eutH gene encoding ethanolamine utilization protein EutH, with product MDKLMMYFIGVFFLLGGIDYVLGNRFKLGEKFEEGIKTMGPLAIGMVGIYSLSPIISKIVAINIVPICRRLSLDPSIIPAMFLATDMGGYKMSCQLALNKQMAAFSGVIIASTVGTIISFTMPVALGMISKDDRKYFSKGVMIGVISIPIGCFMAGIYQGIKSQILLWNLMPIFIFSMLLSIGLIKIPSILIRIFNGIGKIIIVLSIIGLVIQGVDVIFGFKIVKGLAPLSESMLIVGKIAFVLAGAYPMLTFINIVFKERFNKIGKSIGINSASVAGILGNLASNLLTFGTYEKMNPKGKVVSTAFAVSGAFVFGGQFGFISGVEPSMLISFIIVKFISGIISILLALWIYEWESKKYNTRKFGEVKA from the coding sequence GTGGATAAGTTAATGATGTATTTTATTGGGGTATTTTTTTTATTAGGTGGAATTGATTATGTTTTAGGAAATAGATTTAAACTTGGAGAAAAATTTGAAGAAGGAATAAAGACTATGGGACCACTTGCAATAGGAATGGTTGGAATATATTCTTTATCGCCTATAATATCGAAAATTGTTGCTATAAATATAGTTCCTATATGTAGACGATTAAGTCTAGATCCTTCTATAATACCTGCTATGTTTTTAGCCACAGATATGGGTGGGTATAAAATGTCCTGTCAGTTAGCTTTAAATAAACAAATGGCTGCATTTTCAGGAGTAATTATAGCTTCAACTGTAGGCACAATCATCAGTTTTACTATGCCTGTAGCACTTGGAATGATTTCTAAAGATGATAGAAAATATTTTTCAAAGGGAGTTATGATTGGAGTTATAAGTATACCCATAGGATGTTTTATGGCTGGAATATACCAAGGTATAAAATCTCAAATACTACTATGGAATCTTATGCCTATATTTATTTTTTCTATGTTATTAAGCATAGGACTTATAAAAATTCCGAGTATTCTAATTAGAATATTTAATGGAATTGGAAAGATAATAATTGTTTTAAGTATTATTGGACTTGTGATACAAGGGGTAGATGTAATATTTGGTTTTAAGATAGTAAAAGGACTTGCACCATTATCAGAATCTATGCTTATAGTTGGAAAAATAGCTTTTGTACTTGCTGGTGCATATCCAATGCTAACATTTATAAATATTGTTTTTAAAGAAAGATTCAATAAAATTGGAAAAAGTATTGGTATTAATTCCGCATCTGTTGCGGGGATTTTAGGAAATCTTGCTAGTAATCTATTGACCTTTGGTACATATGAAAAAATGAATCCAAAGGGAAAAGTAGTTTCCACTGCATTTGCTGTAAGTGGTGCTTTTGTGTTTGGTGGACAATTTGGATTTATCTCAGGAGTAGAGCCAAGTATGCTTATAAGTTTTATTATAGTTAAATTCATTTCAGGAATAATAAGTATTTTATTAGCATTATGGATTTATGAATGGGAATCTAAAAAATATAATACTAGAAAATTTGGGGAGGTCAAGGCATGA
- a CDS encoding thiol-activated cytolysin family protein: MNFIKKNYKGVVLGVVSVVIVGMAVLKLDNKTLESKKNNNAIVKESTNVNKKLNTEPNKKLNAKPSIEPNIKQNIIPKVTCDEKSEKSEQGLLSSLKSDNKKFRKISRIPQLEKKSKLTKLVTNKYLLDTTFSNYTVPYGEIMPTSVGALEDENPNGNEIDDAIYDLKYDPRKILAFNGEAVENFTPAEGFENPDKYIVIKREKKSISDSTADISVIDSINDRTYPGAIQLANRNLVENKPDIISCKRKPITISVDLPGMADDGRKVVTSPTYSSVKSAVNSLLDEWNTKYSSKYAIPARVSYSDSMVYSKSQLSTAFGCNFKALDKALNIDFNSIYKGEKQVMLLAYKQIFYTVSVDAPENPSDLFDDSVTLKQLKAKGLNKDNPPAYVSNVAYGRTIYVKLETTSKSLNVKAAFKALIKNQDISGNTEYKDILNQSSFTATVLGGGAKEHNKVITKNFDEIREVIKNNAEYSPRNPGYPISYTTTFLKDNAVATINSKTDYIETTATEYTNGKLVLDHKGGYVAQYDISWDEVNYDKNGKEIVTHKTWDGNYKDRTSHFNTEIYLKGNSRNINVKVRECTGLAWEWWRTIIDDKNLPLVKKRTINIWGTTLYPRHSVEIQ; encoded by the coding sequence TTGAACTTTATTAAAAAAAATTATAAAGGTGTAGTTTTAGGAGTTGTAAGTGTTGTTATAGTAGGTATGGCAGTTTTGAAACTAGACAATAAAACATTAGAATCTAAGAAGAATAACAATGCTATAGTAAAAGAAAGCACAAATGTTAATAAAAAACTTAATACAGAACCTAATAAAAAACTTAACGCAAAACCCAGTATAGAACCTAATATAAAACAAAACATTATACCTAAAGTTACATGTGATGAAAAGTCTGAAAAATCAGAACAAGGTTTATTATCAAGCTTAAAATCAGATAATAAAAAATTTAGAAAAATATCTAGAATACCACAACTAGAAAAGAAATCTAAATTAACTAAATTAGTAACTAATAAATATTTGTTAGATACTACATTTAGTAATTATACTGTACCTTATGGTGAAATAATGCCAACAAGTGTAGGAGCACTTGAGGATGAAAACCCCAATGGTAATGAAATTGATGATGCTATTTATGATTTGAAATATGATCCTCGTAAAATTTTAGCCTTTAATGGTGAAGCTGTAGAAAACTTTACACCAGCAGAAGGTTTTGAAAATCCAGATAAATATATAGTAATAAAGCGTGAAAAGAAAAGCATATCAGATTCAACAGCAGACATATCAGTTATAGATTCTATAAATGATAGAACATATCCAGGTGCAATACAACTTGCAAATAGAAATCTTGTAGAAAACAAGCCAGATATAATTTCATGCAAGAGAAAGCCAATAACTATAAGTGTTGACCTTCCGGGTATGGCTGATGATGGCAGAAAAGTAGTTACATCGCCAACATATTCTTCAGTTAAATCAGCTGTTAATTCTTTATTAGATGAATGGAATACTAAATATTCATCAAAATATGCTATTCCTGCTAGGGTTAGTTATAGTGATTCTATGGTGTATAGTAAATCACAATTATCTACTGCATTTGGATGTAATTTTAAAGCTTTAGATAAAGCATTAAATATAGATTTTAATTCTATATATAAAGGTGAAAAGCAAGTAATGCTTCTTGCGTATAAACAAATATTTTATACTGTAAGTGTAGATGCACCAGAAAATCCTTCAGATTTATTTGATGATAGTGTAACACTTAAACAATTAAAGGCAAAAGGATTAAATAAGGACAATCCACCTGCATATGTTTCTAATGTTGCTTATGGAAGAACTATATATGTTAAGTTAGAAACTACTTCTAAGAGTTTAAATGTAAAAGCTGCTTTTAAAGCATTAATTAAAAATCAAGATATAAGTGGAAATACAGAATATAAAGACATATTAAATCAAAGTTCTTTTACTGCTACTGTTTTAGGTGGTGGAGCTAAAGAGCACAATAAAGTAATAACTAAGAATTTTGATGAGATAAGAGAAGTTATAAAAAATAATGCAGAATATAGTCCTAGAAATCCAGGATACCCTATATCATATACAACTACATTCTTAAAAGATAATGCAGTTGCAACTATTAATAGCAAAACAGATTATATAGAAACTACAGCTACAGAATACACTAATGGAAAATTAGTACTTGATCATAAAGGTGGATATGTTGCTCAGTATGATATAAGCTGGGATGAAGTTAATTATGATAAGAATGGTAAAGAAATAGTTACTCACAAAACTTGGGATGGAAACTATAAGGATAGAACAAGTCATTTTAACACTGAAATATATCTAAAAGGAAATTCTAGAAATATTAATGTTAAAGTTAGAGAGTGCACAGGGCTTGCATGGGAATGGTGGAGAACTATAATAGATGATAAAAATTTACCTTTAGTTAAGAAAAGAACTATTAACATATGGGGTACAACATTATATCCACGTCATTCAGTAGAAATTCAATAA
- a CDS encoding nitrous oxide-stimulated promoter family protein → MSKIDKEKEIVELMIKIYCRKKHNHKDELCDECSELKNYAHMRLSNCKIYNPMAVIKHLFY, encoded by the coding sequence ATGTCAAAAATAGATAAAGAAAAAGAAATAGTAGAACTTATGATAAAAATTTATTGCAGGAAGAAGCATAATCATAAAGATGAGCTATGTGATGAATGTAGCGAACTTAAGAATTATGCTCATATGAGACTTTCAAATTGTAAAATTTATAATCCAATGGCAGTTATTAAACATTTATTTTATTAG
- a CDS encoding DEAD/DEAH box helicase — translation MSVSFQQLGLNPNLIEGLLKNNIEVPTDIQVKSIAPIMNNENIIAQSQTGTGKTLAYLLPLFQRIDSTKREMQVIILAPTHELVMQIHNEISLLSKNSNSNITSCPIIGEVNIKRQIEKLKEKPHIIVGSAGRVFELIKKKKISAHTVKTIVLDEGDRLLDKSNAPKVKDVIKTTMRDTQILMFSATISQRTLDIANVILKNPKVIKVKSSELMNPNISHMYFQCEARDKIEILRKLLASIKPKRAIVFINKPTEIDVTTSKLQYHKINTYSISGKTSKEDRKKAIDGFKKGKYEILIASDVAARGLDVSNITHIFNLDLPSDSMDYLHRVGRCGRGNNLGTAISIVTEKELSFIKKYENKFNIKIDKKRIYKGKIS, via the coding sequence ATGAGCGTATCATTTCAACAACTAGGATTAAATCCTAATTTAATAGAGGGACTTTTAAAAAATAATATTGAAGTTCCAACAGATATACAAGTTAAATCAATTGCACCAATAATGAATAACGAAAATATAATTGCCCAATCTCAAACTGGTACAGGTAAAACTCTTGCATATTTACTACCTTTATTTCAAAGGATAGATTCAACTAAGCGTGAGATGCAAGTAATTATCCTTGCTCCAACTCATGAGCTTGTAATGCAAATTCATAATGAGATAAGTCTTTTATCTAAAAACTCAAACAGCAACATTACTTCTTGTCCTATTATTGGAGAAGTTAATATTAAAAGACAAATAGAAAAGTTAAAAGAAAAACCACACATAATAGTAGGTTCTGCTGGAAGAGTTTTTGAACTTATAAAAAAGAAAAAAATATCAGCACACACTGTAAAAACTATTGTACTTGATGAAGGTGATAGACTTCTTGATAAAAGTAACGCACCTAAAGTTAAGGATGTTATAAAGACTACAATGCGTGATACACAAATCCTTATGTTCTCTGCTACTATAAGTCAAAGAACACTAGATATTGCAAATGTTATACTTAAAAACCCTAAGGTTATAAAAGTTAAATCATCAGAACTTATGAACCCGAATATATCTCATATGTATTTTCAGTGTGAAGCTAGAGATAAGATAGAAATTTTAAGAAAGCTTTTAGCTTCGATAAAACCTAAACGTGCTATAGTTTTTATAAATAAACCTACAGAAATTGATGTAACCACATCAAAACTTCAGTATCACAAAATAAATACTTACTCTATTTCTGGTAAAACTTCAAAAGAAGATAGAAAAAAAGCTATAGATGGGTTTAAAAAAGGAAAATATGAAATTTTAATAGCATCTGATGTTGCTGCTCGTGGACTTGATGTTTCTAATATCACTCATATATTCAACTTAGATCTTCCAAGTGATTCTATGGACTATCTTCATAGGGTTGGTAGATGTGGTAGAGGGAACAATTTAGGTACTGCAATATCAATAGTAACAGAAAAAGAATTATCTTTTATTAAAAAATATGAAAATAAGTTTAATATAAAAATAGATAAAAAAAGAATTTACAAAGGTAAAATTTCTTAA
- a CDS encoding IclR family transcriptional regulator — translation MQEIVQSVDRSLSILEVLSDYENGLGITEISEKVNLHKSTVHRLLATLIYKGYVEQEDKANKYKLTLKLFELGNKKIQKMDLITVARPYLKELVENTNEVVHLVVREGTEIIYVGKEESQNTIRTHSRIGNRRPLYCTAVGKSILSYMKDDEIEEIWNESNVEKLTEHTITDFNEFKKCLNEVRKKRYAVDEQENEIGVRCVGTSIFNYKGEICGAISISGSIISFTKEKLEEFSKLIIEYAERISKELGYRE, via the coding sequence ATGCAGGAAATAGTACAATCCGTAGATAGATCTCTTTCTATATTGGAAGTATTATCTGATTATGAAAATGGGCTTGGTATTACTGAAATAAGTGAAAAGGTAAACTTACATAAAAGCACTGTACATAGATTACTAGCTACGTTGATATATAAGGGATATGTTGAGCAAGAAGATAAAGCAAATAAGTATAAGCTGACATTAAAGTTATTTGAACTAGGAAATAAAAAAATACAGAAAATGGACTTGATTACGGTAGCAAGACCATATCTAAAAGAGTTAGTGGAAAACACTAATGAAGTGGTACATTTAGTTGTAAGGGAAGGTACTGAAATCATTTATGTTGGAAAAGAAGAATCGCAAAATACAATAAGAACACACTCAAGGATAGGAAATAGAAGACCTCTTTATTGTACTGCTGTAGGTAAATCTATTTTATCTTATATGAAAGATGATGAAATTGAGGAAATATGGAATGAAAGTAATGTAGAAAAACTTACAGAGCATACTATAACCGATTTTAATGAATTTAAAAAATGTTTAAATGAGGTACGAAAAAAAAGGTATGCAGTAGATGAACAAGAAAATGAAATCGGAGTAAGATGTGTAGGAACTTCAATTTTTAACTATAAAGGCGAAATATGTGGGGCTATAAGCATTTCAGGTTCTATAATTAGTTTTACTAAAGAGAAATTAGAAGAGTTTTCAAAACTTATAATTGAATATGCAGAAAGAATATCTAAGGAACTTGGCTACAGAGAATAA